Proteins from a single region of Rhodovibrio salinarum DSM 9154:
- a CDS encoding transposase, with protein MVGKGKDCIRQFRRFLHAHGGDGPLKDRDRDALDELERLGMATGAAYKIKEKLRWVRKAATPQAARWRLTRFLNHADEMAASDDALEPVRQQIDRIIQRWYSTHSNARLEA; from the coding sequence TCCGGCGCTTCCTGCATGCCCACGGCGGCGACGGCCCGCTGAAGGATCGTGATCGCGATGCGCTGGACGAACTTGAGCGCCTCGGCATGGCCACCGGGGCGGCGTACAAGATCAAGGAGAAGCTGCGTTGGGTGCGCAAGGCCGCGACCCCACAGGCCGCCCGCTGGCGCCTAACGCGCTTCCTAAACCATGCCGACGAGATGGCCGCCAGCGACGACGCGCTGGAGCCCGTTCGGCAGCAGATCGACCGGATCATCCAGCGCTGGTACTCGACCCACTCAAACGCCCGCCTGGAGGCCTGA
- a CDS encoding MerR family DNA-binding transcriptional regulator, with amino-acid sequence MPTRWPPATTRWSPFGSRSTGSSSAGTRPTQTPAWRPELDLPGRPTPGPRLQQPGHLHRHDLPARSPDRRYLEIHLKRQSAAFLGVAVVILRRWERAGRLVPAWRTPGGHRRYTIDDLSNFTGRAATERRTVGYARVSSHDQKDDLQRQAERLESYGKRHAYPGTVFSARLYGRRSHQNRNAARC; translated from the coding sequence ATGCCGACGAGATGGCCGCCAGCGACGACGCGCTGGAGCCCGTTCGGCAGCAGATCGACCGGATCATCCAGCGCTGGTACTCGACCCACTCAAACGCCCGCCTGGAGGCCTGAACTCGATCTTCCAGGCCGCCCGACACCGGGCCCGCGGCTACAGCAGCCCGGCCACCTTCATCGCCATGATCTACCTGCTCGCAGCCCCGATCGGCGATATCTCGAAATCCATTTGAAGCGTCAGAGCGCCGCTTTTCTGGGTGTGGCTGTTGTGATACTACGCCGGTGGGAGAGAGCCGGCCGGCTTGTGCCGGCCTGGCGAACACCGGGTGGTCACCGGCGCTACACCATCGATGATCTGAGCAACTTTACGGGCCGCGCAGCGACAGAACGCAGAACAGTTGGCTATGCGCGTGTTTCGTCCCATGACCAGAAAGATGATCTGCAGCGACAGGCCGAGCGACTGGAAAGTTACGGCAAAAGGCACGCTTATCCTGGCACGGTATTCTCTGCCCGGCTTTACGGACGCCGGTCTCACCAGAACCGAAACGCGGCAAGATGTTGA